The sequence TCGGGGTGGATATGAGCCCGGATACGATCAGCACCATTACCGATGCGGTGTTAGACGAGGTCATGATCTGGCAAAACCGCCAGCTCGACGAGTTCTACCCGGTGATCTTCCTCGACGCGCTACGCGTGAAAATCCGTGACGGCCACCGCGTGGTCAACAAGTCCTGCTATATGGCGGTTGGCGTCGACATGGACGGCATCAAGCACATCCTGGGATTGTGGATCGCTGAAAATGAAGGTGCCGCATTCTGGGCATCGGTCTGCGCGGATCTGGCCAACCGCGGTGTCCAGGACGTGTTCATTGTCTGCTGCGACGGGCTCAAAGGCCTGCCGGAAGCCGTGGAAGCCACCTGGCCGAATTCCATGGTGCAGACCTGTATCGTGCACCTGATTCGGGCTGCGAACCGGTGGGTGTCCTACCAAGACCGCAAAGGGGTCTCCCGGGCGCTGCGTGAGGTCTACACGGCCGCAAACGAGGACACCGCCCGTGCCGCCTTGGATGCGTTCGAAGCCAGTGAACTGGGCCGGAAATACCCGCAATCGGTCAAAGTCTGGCGCGACGCTTGGGAGCGGTTCGTGCCGTTTCTACAGTTCCCGCCGGCGGCACGCCGGGTGCTCTACACCACCAATTCGATCGAGTCGCTGAATGCTGAACTGCGTAAAGCTACCCGTAACCGCGGCCAGTTCCCGAACGATACCGCGGCGTTGAAAACGCTGTGGCTGATGATCTGCAACATCGAAGACAAGCGCGCCGCCCAGCGAGCCAAGAAAGCGAAGCGCGATATCGAATGCAACGGCTATATTGAAGGAGCGAAAGCCACCGGGTGGAAACAAGCCATCAACCAACTAGCCGTGGCTTACCCCGACCGATTCGCGGACTACTTGTAAACCAAACCCCCGCACACAAAGAATCGGACACTCTCGATTATCCAGGCCGTATCCACTGCAAATACGGAAAACCAAGGTGCGCCACCGGGGGCCGGATGAGACGCAACTGTGTAGACCGCAATTGAGATACTGCTAGCGGTGAACGAGAGAAGGCCCCAGAAAATCGGTACGCCCGCGTAGATCACAGCTGGGTTCCATAAGCCAGTAGAGGATGAGCGTAGGAAAGCTAGATCTTGGCGTGCAGCGTGCCACGCGCTGAGCGGGCTCAGGGCTATGCCAGTGCACATCCCTAAAGCTGAAAATATTTCGGTAGCCAATGGCCATGATCCGGAGACGTCGGTACCGCGGGCCGAGGCAACCGCCAAGCACACGGTAGCGACCAACAAGGGGGCAAATCGTCTAGCTCTCACGCAGGCGACTCCTTAGAGGTAAAGCGCCGGAAAGCGTCGTCTATTGAATGGTGCTGACTTAGTAAGGCAGAAACAGTGTGATCGGCGGCGATATGTCCCCCATCGAGGAAAAGGGCTCTGTCGGCTTCTTCCACGTCTGCAGCGATATGCGTAGTCATCAAGACCGTCGTTCCCGTTACCGCCAGCTCTTTGAGTTGCTGGACGATAGAGCTGCGGTGATTCGGATCCAAACCGGCGGTAGGCTCATCAAGGAGTAAAACCTTCGGCTGACGGACGATACCTGCCGCTATCATCATGCGCTTGTGCATACCGCCAGATAAGGTCCGAACGCGTTGGTTGGATACTTCGGAGAGCCCAACAGTTTCGATCGCTTGTCGTGCGGCGAAGGTGGCTTCAGACCGATTCAATCCGCGGAGCCACGCTACGTCGCGGACGAATGAGCTAGTCCGCTGACCTGGATCCGCAGTTGCACGTTGAGGGACCCAGCCGGTGAATTCTTTCCAACGGTCCGTGGTTGCGACATCATCGCCCAGGATCGAAACCGAATGCGGCGACGGCTTTCTCTCACCAGCGATAAGGCTCATCAAGGTGCTTTTTCCGGCACCGTTAGAACCGAGGATGACATTGAAGCCCGCCGCTAGGTTGAACGTAACACTCTTCAAGACAGGAGGTTTCGCACCGTGCCTGTAATGAAGATCGCTAACCGAAATAGTCGGGTTGGTTAGTGGATGGATGCAGCGCCGCCTTCCGCGTGATCCCAGAAAGTCATGTTTTCTTTTCTATGGAATGGACCAAACCTTGGTTACCCTTACATAAACTCCGGCTGGAGGCAAGGCGCAAAATTTTAATGGGGTTCTCCAGACGATTAAGGCCTGCCCACAGGGGGCAAGCACTGGCTCCAGCGACAATTTGAGTTGGCTGCAGCTCGCGTGGTTGAATATTGAGGTTGCAGAAGCCGGTCGCCGTGTGCGGCGCGTTCCGAACCGCCGCGGCGAGACCCTTCGACACGTTCGTCGTAAAGCTGCTGCATCTTTCAAGCAAGAGACCAGGTACGTCAAGGACGGAAATCTTACGTACGTTAATCCAGGTCAGGAGACCAAGAAGTGATTCAGCAAGAATCGCGTCTGCGGGTCGCCGATAACTCGGGTGCACGAGAGATCCTCGTCATCCGTCCTCTCGGCGGTTCTGTGCGACGCTCTGCAGGAATCGGCGACATTGTGGTCGCTACCGTCAAGGAAGCCGTTCCCGGCGGCAACGTGAAGGAAGGCGAGGTTGTTAAGGCCGTCATCGTGCGCGCCAAGAAGGCAACCCGTCGTCCGGACGGCTCGTACATCGCGTTCGATGAGAACGCCGCCGTTCTGATCAAGAACGACAGCGAGCCGCGTGGCACCCGTATCTTCGGGCCGGTCGCTCGCGAGCTGCGAGACAAGCGCTTCATGAAGATTGTTTCTCTCGCACCGGAGGTGATCTAGGTGAAGGTACACAAGGGCGATATGGTTCTCGTCATTTCCGGCAAGGACAAGGGCGCTAAGGGCAAGGTCATCGAGGCTTACCCGAAGCGCGACAAGGTCCTCGTCGAGGGCGTGAACCGCATCAAGAAGCACGTTGCCAACTCCGCAACCGAGCGCGGTGCCGAGTCCGGCGGGATTGTCACCCAGGAAGCTCCGATCCACGTCTCCAACGTCATGCTCGTGGACTCCGAAGGTAATCCGACCCGCGTGGGCTACCGTTTCGACGAAGACGGCAAGAAGGTCCGGATCGCGCGTAGCAACGGGAAGGACATCTAAGACATGAGCGAGAACTACACCCCCCGTCTCAAGGCTCGCTACCGCGAGGAAATCAAGAACAACCTGAACGAGAAGTTCAACTACGACAACGTCATGCAGATCCCGGGCGTGACCAAGATCGTGGTCAACATGGGTGTCGGCGACGCCGCCCGTGACTCCAAGGTCATCAACGGAGCGCTCGAGGACCTCGCAGCTATCACCGGTCAGAAGCCGCAGCTGCGTCGTGCCCGCAAGTCCATCGCGAACTTCAAGCTCCGCGAGGGCATGCCGATTGGCGCCCGCGTCACCCTGCGTGGCGACCGCATGTGGGAGTTCCTCGACCGCCTGCTGACCATCGCTCTGCCGCGTATTCGCGACTTCCGCGGTCTCTCCGACCGCCAGTTCGACGGCCACGGTAACTACACCTTCGGCCTGTCCGAGCAGACGATGTTCTACGAGATCGACGTCGACAAGATCGATCGTCAGCGCGGTATGGACATCACCGTCGTCACCACCGCCACCAACGACGAGGAAGGCCGCCAGCTCCTGCGCGAGCTCGGCTTCCCGTTCGCGGACAAGGACGGCAAGATGCAGCAGGCATAAACTGCCGCGGTTAAAGCCCGACCCCGGATTGAATTCCGGTGGCCGGGCTTTTTGCATCTGTGCTCCTATACCGAGTGCGGCGCTCCGATGCCCGGGTCAATCTTCGGCGTCTCGCCGGCAGACGGGCGGATGTCGATGTCGAAGATTTCGGTGGGCAGGTACACGGTTGCGCAGGCGTTCGGGATGTCCACGACACCGGAGAAGCGACCCTCGATGGGGGCCGCGCCCAGCAGCAGGTAGGCCTGCTCCGGCGACCAACCGAAGGTGGTCAGGTAGTCAATGGCGTGCAGGCAGGCCCGCTGGTATGCCAGCTGGGAATCCAGGTAGCGCTGCTCGCCCTCGAGAGTGACCGACGTGCCGGAGAAGGACAGCCACTCGCTGTAGCGGGGCTCAACATTGCCCGGCATGAAGATGGCGTTCTCGGTCACGTTGTACTTTTCCATGCCGCCCTTGATGACGTCGACGTGGAAGTCGATGAAGCCGGACATCTCGATGCCGCCGCAGAAGGTGATCTCGCCGTCACCCTGCGAGAAGTGCAGGTCGCCCACGGAGAACTTCGCGCCGTCGACGTAGACGGGGTAGAAGACGCGGGTGCCCTTGGACAAGTTCTTGATGTCCTGGTTACCGCCGTTCTCACGCGGCGGGGCGGTGCGAGCGCCCTCGGCGGCGACGCGGTCGAAGTCTTCGCCCTCGAGGGTGCCCAGGATGGCCTCATCCGGCTCCGGCGGCAGTGCCAGCGGCGGCAGGCGATCCGGGTCGGTGGCGATGAGCTCGCCCTCGCGCTTGTTCCACTTGTTGAGCAGCTGCTGGGACGGGGCGGTGCCCATCAGGCCCGGGTGAATGATGCCGGTGAAGCTCACGCCCGGGACGTGGCGGGAGGTCGCGGTTTGGCCGGTGAAGTCCCACACGGCCTTGTAGGCATCCGGGAACTGCTCGGTGAGGAAGCTACCGCCGTTCTTCTTGGCAAAGATGCCGGTGTAGCCCCATCCCTGGCCGGCGAGCGGGCCCTCTTCCTGCGGGATCGGGCCGACATCGAGGATGTCGACGACCAGCAGGTCGCCCGGCTCGGCGCCCTCAATATGGAACGGGCCGGACAGTGCGTGGACGCGATTCATCGGCGCGTCGCGGATGTCGTCGGCGCTGTCGTCGTTCTTGATGAAGCCGTCGAACCATTCGCGGCAATCCACGCGGAAGGTATCGCCGGGCTTGACCGTCACGGCGGCCGGGATATCGGGGTGCCAGCGGTTGTGTCCGACCTTTTCCTGGTCGGCAAAACGGCGGGAGGAATCGAGCGGAAAGAGGTTGGTGGGCACTGTAGTACTCCTAAGGCTTAGGCAGCTTGGCGTGCTGGGGATCGCGCGTCACCGGGGTGGCGCGCTTCTTCCCGCCGCCGGGAACGGAACGGACCACCTCGGGTTCATACGCGGACTTCTGCGTGGACTCGACGGCGGACGCCTTCGCGGCATCCACCCGCCGGGTGAAGGGTGCGCTGATAATACGGTGGGCGGTTAACCCGCAGTCGGGGCAGTCGGCCTCACGCTCTTCGCTGGTAAGCGGAAGGCGCTTTTCCGAAAGGTGGCCGTCGCTGCACTGAAACTCGTAAATCGGCATCCAACATCGTCCTAGTGGTAGAGGTCACAGAAGTGCTGCCAGTCTACGGGCGGTCACTACGGCCGGCAATAGATAATTCATTCTGCGGTCGAGAATTTCGCGCACGCGGTCGCCCGCCGCGGCTGGTTAGACCCGCGCCTCGCTAAGATGACGTGAGTTAAACGCACATCAAAAGGCCAGTGAAAAGGAAGAAGCTTCTCATGTCGCTGAATGAATCGGCAGCCGCTGCCGTCAATAAGAAGGTGACGTCGCTCGACACCGACTTCGCCCGCTTTGCCACCCGCGCAACCCTCGCGGGTGTCTACCTCACCATCGGCACGGCGTTCGCGGGCGTGGCCGCCAACGTGGTGGACAAGCACGCCGAAGGTGTCGGCTCGCTGGTCTTTGCTTTCCTGTTCGGCCTCGGACTGTTTTCCATCATCATTCTCAACACCGATCTGGCGACCGGAAACATGATGTACGGCGTCTACGGCGCAGTGACCGGCCAGATCAGCTGGGGGAAGGCGTTCAAGCTCATCATCGTCACCACGCTGTTTAACCTCGTCGGTGCGCTGCTGTTTGCCTTCCTCGTCGCCCAGGCCGGCAAGTTCGCCGACATGGACGCCAACCACTTCATCCCGCATCTTACCGAGGGGAAGATGCAGAAGAGCCCGCTGGGCATGCTCATCGAGGGCGTGCTGGCGAACTTCGTGGTCAACATGGCCATCGTCGGCGCCGTGTTTGCGAAGGATCTCGCGTCCAAGTTCTGGACCATCGTGCCCATCATCGCGATGTTCGTGGTCCTGGGCCTCGAGCACGTTATTGCGAACTTCTCCCTGGTGAGCATCACCCTGTTCGCCAGCGACACCCTGCCCGCGCATGTCGATGCCGCACACATCCTGACCAACTGGGTGATCGTCTGGATTGGCAACCTCATCGGCGGCGGCTTCCTCATCGGCGGGGTCTACGCGTGGCTCAACCGCGGCAACGAGGCCTACCGCGACTAGGCCTACCGCGACTGGGCCAGCTCGCCGGCGTAGAGGTTGAACCGGTTGCCGCGGTTAAAGCCCACTAGCCCCATACCGGCCTTGCGGGCCAAGTCGACGGCAAGCGAGCTGGCCGCGGAGACCGCAACGAGCGCGGGGAAGCCTGCCATGGCGGCCTTTTGCACTAACTCGAACGAGGTCCGCGAGCTCATCACCAGGATGAGGTCGTTGGCGGGCAGCCGCCCTTCGAGCAATAGGTGGCCGATGACCTTGTCCGCGGCATTGTGCCGGCCGATGTCTTCGCGGACCACGACGGGCTCGCCGTCGAAGGTGAAGGCGCCCGCGGCGTGAATGCCGCCGGTCTTGCGGAACTGCTTCTGGTGCGTCCGCAGGGCATCGGGAAGCGCCGCGACCACGCGGGGGTTCAGGGGGACCTGGGGGATCGGGTAGTGGGTGCGCGCGAACAGCTCCTCGATAGACGTGGTGCCGCACACCCCGCACGCGGACGTGGTGGTGTGCAGGCGCAGATCGCTCAGGCCCAACGCGTGCTTTTTCGCCATCTCGATATCGAGCAGGTTGTACGGGTTTCGCCCGTCCGGGCCCACCGCGCCGGCGCAATAGCGTGCGGTGGTGACGTCCGTGGCGGTGCGGATGTGGCCCTCGCCGTGCAGAAAACCGTGGGCGAGCTCGACGTCATGGCCGGGGGTGCGCATCGTTGTGGTGACGGTCTGCCCGTCGACGCGGATCTGTAATGGCTCCTCGGCCGTGACGAGATCGGCACGCGTGTCTTGCTCCGTAACGTTGCCGTCGGCGTCGAGCTTGACCCGCGTGACAGGGTACGTCTGGTTGATCCGCCCGGCCATCTACTGGTCGCCCTCCGTAGCGGGGGAGTCGGCGGCAATCGCGCGCTGGAGCTTGGCGATGTTCTCCCGCGCCTCCTCAATATCCCCCGCTGCGAGGCCGACGAGGAAAGAGGTAAGGGGAGCGGCCGGCCGGGAGCGGTTGTGGGCGACGTCCTTGGTCAGATCCAAAAGTTCGCGGGTCAGTACGGTCGCCTCTTTTTCGTCCAAACCCAAGACGCGGGCGGCCTCGGTGAGCCACTCGTGCGCGGACTGCAGGCGCTCCGCGTCCTTCTTGTCAGTGGCGGCCTTTTGCACGTCAGCCGCGGTAGTGCGGTCTTTATCCGTCGTGTCAGTCATGCCGTCCACTGTAGCCAGGGCGGAATGTATAACATATGCCGGTCGGGATTTGGGTTTTAGGGGGCGTGCCGGATAAGGTGATCGGCTGGTGCTTTGTGCACCGGTGGTGCCTAGTGCACCTGTAAGAACTTCACATCCCAACTTTGTTGTAGGCCCCTCGCCTGTAGGCGGTCCGTGCATGCATCAACGGGTGGCGAGCGCCCCGTGGTATTGACCGCGGGGAGCGGAGTAGCCCGAAGTCACACGGCGAACGCGTCAGGTGGGCCCCGAGCTTTCGGTAACGCGAGTGCGGGGCGGAGCGGGAACCGCAACGAGAAAGGTAGACGGTCTCTTATGACCATGACTGATCCTATTGCCGACATGCTGTCGCGCGTGCGCAACGCTAACGATGCGCGCCACGACACTGTCGCGATGCCGACCTCCAAGATTAAGGCCAACATCGCCGAGATCTTGAAGCAAGAAGGCTACATCTCTGACTACCAGGTCGACGGCCGCGAGCTGTCGCTCGGCCTGAAGTACAACAACCGCGAGCGTTCCCTGTCCGGTCTGCGCCGCGTGTCCAAGCCGGGTCTGCGTGTGTACGCAAAGTCCACCGAGCTGCCGGAGGTCCTCGGCGGCCTGGGCGTGGCCATCATCTCCACGTCCCACGGCCTCATGACGGACCGCCAGGCCAAGGAGAAAGGCGTAGGCGGGGAAGTCCTCGCTTACGTCTGGTAAGGGAGGTTTGTCACATGTCACGAGTCGGTCTTGCACCCATCGCACTGAAGGATGGCGTAGAAACCAACATCAACGGTCAGACCGTTGAGGTCAAGGGCCCGAAGGGCACCATGACTGTGGAAATCCCCGAGCCGATCACCGCTTCGGTGGAGGACAACGAGCTGCGCGTCGCTCGTCCCAGCGATCACCGCAAGCACCGTGCCCTGCACGGTCTGTCCCGCTCCCTGCTCAACAACGCAGTTGTGGGCGTGACCGAGGGCTACACCATCAACATGGAAATCTTCGGCGTTGGTTACCGCGTCCAGCAGAAGGGCTCCAACCTGGAGTTCTCCCTGGGCTACTCCCACCCGGTCCTCATCGAGGCGCCGGAGGGCATCACCTTCGCCACCGATGGCCCCACCAAGTTGTCCATCACTGGTATTGACAAGCAAGCAGTCGGACAGGTCGCCGCGAACATCCGTCGCCTGCGTAAGGACGATCCGTACAACGGCAAGGGTATTCGCTACGAAGGCGAGCAGATCCGCCGCAAGGTCGGAAAGGCGGGTAAGTAAGCAATGGCTAACGCTAACTCAGCAGACAACAACAAGCGCACCCCGGTGGGCAAGGACATCTCCTCCCGTCGCCGCGAGGCACGCGCCCGCCGTCACTTCCGTGTACGCAAGAACCTGCGGGGCACCCCGGAGGCGCCGCGCATGGTCATCCACCGCAGCTCGCGTCACATGCACGTCCAGGTCATCGACGACCTGGCCGGCCACACCCTCGTCGCTGCTTCTTCCATGGAGCCGGACGTTCGCTCCCTGGAGGGCGACAAGAAGGCGAAGGCTTCCAAGGTGGGCCAGCTGGTGGCAGAGCGTGCCAAGGCTGCCGGTATCGAGCGCGTCGTCTTCGACCGCGCCGGCTACAAGTACCACGGCCGCGTCGCCGCTCTGGCCGACGCAGCCCGTGAAGGTGGCCTGCAGTTCTAATGCTTAACCTCAATGGAATCACCTACGGAAGGAACGCCTAATGTCGGCTAACGAACAGCGTGACGGCGGACGCTCCGCCGATCAGAAGAACAATAACCGCGGCGGCCGCAACAACCGCCGCAACCAAGACAACGAGCGCGACAAGTACATCGAGCGCGTTGTCGCCATCAACCGCGTCTCCAAGACCGTTAAGGGCGGCCGCAACCTGTCCTTCACCGCTCTCGTCATCGTCGGTGACGGCCAGGGCATGGTCGGCGTCGGCTACGGCAAGGCCAAGGAAGTTCCGGCGGCCATCCAGAAGGGTGCCGAGGAGGCTCGCAAGAGCTTCTTCCGCGTGCCGATGGTCGCAGGCACCATCACCCACCCGGTCCAGGGCGAGGATTCCGCAGGCGTCGTCCTGCTGAAGCCGGCCGCTCCCGGTACCGGTGTCATCGCCGGCGGTGCCGTCCGTCCGGTTCTCGAGTGCGCTGGTGTCCAGGACGTGCTGTCCAAGTCCCTGGGCTCCGCTAACCACATCAACGTTGTGCGCGCGACCGTGGCTGCGCTCAAGCAGCTGGCTCGCCCCGAAGAGGTTGCCGCCCGCCGCGGCAAGGACCTCGAGGAGGTCACCCCGGCTCGCATGTTGCGCAAGCGCGCAGGTCAGGAGGCGTAAACAATGGCTCTGAAAATCACCCAGGTTAAGGGCCTGGTGAACACCAAGCCGAACCACCGCAAGAACATGCAGTCCCTCGGGCTGCGCAAGATCGGCCAGTCCGTGGTCAAGCAGGACACCCCGATCATCCGCGGCATGGTTCACAAGGTGCGTCACCTGGTCACCGTTGAAGAAGTGGCAGGGGAGTAGATAACCATGGCAGACATCATCAAGCTGCACGATCTGCGCCCTACCAAGGGCGCTAACAAGCCCAAGACCCGCGTCGGCCGCGGTGAAGCCTCCAAGGGCAAGACCGCCGGCCGCGGTACCAAGGGCACCGGCGCACGTAAGAACGTGCCGGCAAACTTCGAGGGCGGCCAGATGCCGCTGCAGATGCGCCTGCCGAAGCTGCGCGGTTTCAAGAACCCGAACAAGTTCACCTACCAGGTGGTCAACGTGTCGGATCTGGCCAAGGCCTTCCCGGAGGGCGGCGACCTCGCGGTTGCTGATCTGGTGAAGGCTGGCCTGGTCCGCGCGAAGCAGCCGGTCAAGGTGCTGGGCGATGGCGACATCGACGTCAAGGTCAACGTCACCGCCGACAAGTTCTCCAAGTCCGCCGTGGAGAAGATCGAGGCCGCGGGCGGCTCCACCGCCGAGGCCAAGACCAAGCTGCGCTAAAACCGCAGGTTTTCCACA is a genomic window of Corynebacterium massiliense DSM 45435 containing:
- a CDS encoding IS256 family transposase, with protein sequence MTTVSPKKNHDPAKVNEISEKLMENPELASLISELSASADDASELVKGLLQASINAGLQAEMDAHLGYSHSDRKTKAQVESAQGNNHRNGSYTKTVNSGYGAVEVTVPRDRAGTFTPRMVPKGARRLTELDDMIVSLYAGGMTVRDIQHHLATTLGVDMSPDTISTITDAVLDEVMIWQNRQLDEFYPVIFLDALRVKIRDGHRVVNKSCYMAVGVDMDGIKHILGLWIAENEGAAFWASVCADLANRGVQDVFIVCCDGLKGLPEAVEATWPNSMVQTCIVHLIRAANRWVSYQDRKGVSRALREVYTAANEDTARAALDAFEASELGRKYPQSVKVWRDAWERFVPFLQFPPAARRVLYTTNSIESLNAELRKATRNRGQFPNDTAALKTLWLMICNIEDKRAAQRAKKAKRDIECNGYIEGAKATGWKQAINQLAVAYPDRFADYL
- the rplO gene encoding 50S ribosomal protein L15, which encodes MADIIKLHDLRPTKGANKPKTRVGRGEASKGKTAGRGTKGTGARKNVPANFEGGQMPLQMRLPKLRGFKNPNKFTYQVVNVSDLAKAFPEGGDLAVADLVKAGLVRAKQPVKVLGDGDIDVKVNVTADKFSKSAVEKIEAAGGSTAEAKTKLR
- the rplF gene encoding 50S ribosomal protein L6, with translation MSRVGLAPIALKDGVETNINGQTVEVKGPKGTMTVEIPEPITASVEDNELRVARPSDHRKHRALHGLSRSLLNNAVVGVTEGYTINMEIFGVGYRVQQKGSNLEFSLGYSHPVLIEAPEGITFATDGPTKLSITGIDKQAVGQVAANIRRLRKDDPYNGKGIRYEGEQIRRKVGKAGK
- the rplR gene encoding 50S ribosomal protein L18, translated to MANANSADNNKRTPVGKDISSRRREARARRHFRVRKNLRGTPEAPRMVIHRSSRHMHVQVIDDLAGHTLVAASSMEPDVRSLEGDKKAKASKVGQLVAERAKAAGIERVVFDRAGYKYHGRVAALADAAREGGLQF
- the fdhD gene encoding formate dehydrogenase accessory sulfurtransferase FdhD — encoded protein: MAGRINQTYPVTRVKLDADGNVTEQDTRADLVTAEEPLQIRVDGQTVTTTMRTPGHDVELAHGFLHGEGHIRTATDVTTARYCAGAVGPDGRNPYNLLDIEMAKKHALGLSDLRLHTTTSACGVCGTTSIEELFARTHYPIPQVPLNPRVVAALPDALRTHQKQFRKTGGIHAAGAFTFDGEPVVVREDIGRHNAADKVIGHLLLEGRLPANDLILVMSSRTSFELVQKAAMAGFPALVAVSAASSLAVDLARKAGMGLVGFNRGNRFNLYAGELAQSR
- the fmdA gene encoding formamidase, which produces MPTNLFPLDSSRRFADQEKVGHNRWHPDIPAAVTVKPGDTFRVDCREWFDGFIKNDDSADDIRDAPMNRVHALSGPFHIEGAEPGDLLVVDILDVGPIPQEEGPLAGQGWGYTGIFAKKNGGSFLTEQFPDAYKAVWDFTGQTATSRHVPGVSFTGIIHPGLMGTAPSQQLLNKWNKREGELIATDPDRLPPLALPPEPDEAILGTLEGEDFDRVAAEGARTAPPRENGGNQDIKNLSKGTRVFYPVYVDGAKFSVGDLHFSQGDGEITFCGGIEMSGFIDFHVDVIKGGMEKYNVTENAIFMPGNVEPRYSEWLSFSGTSVTLEGEQRYLDSQLAYQRACLHAIDYLTTFGWSPEQAYLLLGAAPIEGRFSGVVDIPNACATVYLPTEIFDIDIRPSAGETPKIDPGIGAPHSV
- a CDS encoding DUF6457 domain-containing protein → MTDTTDKDRTTAADVQKAATDKKDAERLQSAHEWLTEAARVLGLDEKEATVLTRELLDLTKDVAHNRSRPAAPLTSFLVGLAAGDIEEARENIAKLQRAIAADSPATEGDQ
- the rpmD gene encoding 50S ribosomal protein L30, whose product is MALKITQVKGLVNTKPNHRKNMQSLGLRKIGQSVVKQDTPIIRGMVHKVRHLVTVEEVAGE
- a CDS encoding ABC transporter ATP-binding protein — protein: MKSVTFNLAAGFNVILGSNGAGKSTLMSLIAGERKPSPHSVSILGDDVATTDRWKEFTGWVPQRATADPGQRTSSFVRDVAWLRGLNRSEATFAARQAIETVGLSEVSNQRVRTLSGGMHKRMMIAAGIVRQPKVLLLDEPTAGLDPNHRSSIVQQLKELAVTGTTVLMTTHIAADVEEADRALFLDGGHIAADHTVSALLSQHHSIDDAFRRFTSKESPA
- the rpsH gene encoding 30S ribosomal protein S8; the protein is MTMTDPIADMLSRVRNANDARHDTVAMPTSKIKANIAEILKQEGYISDYQVDGRELSLGLKYNNRERSLSGLRRVSKPGLRVYAKSTELPEVLGGLGVAIISTSHGLMTDRQAKEKGVGGEVLAYVW
- a CDS encoding formate/nitrite transporter family protein; this encodes MSLNESAAAAVNKKVTSLDTDFARFATRATLAGVYLTIGTAFAGVAANVVDKHAEGVGSLVFAFLFGLGLFSIIILNTDLATGNMMYGVYGAVTGQISWGKAFKLIIVTTLFNLVGALLFAFLVAQAGKFADMDANHFIPHLTEGKMQKSPLGMLIEGVLANFVVNMAIVGAVFAKDLASKFWTIVPIIAMFVVLGLEHVIANFSLVSITLFASDTLPAHVDAAHILTNWVIVWIGNLIGGGFLIGGVYAWLNRGNEAYRD
- the rplX gene encoding 50S ribosomal protein L24; its protein translation is MKVHKGDMVLVISGKDKGAKGKVIEAYPKRDKVLVEGVNRIKKHVANSATERGAESGGIVTQEAPIHVSNVMLVDSEGNPTRVGYRFDEDGKKVRIARSNGKDI
- the rplN gene encoding 50S ribosomal protein L14, which produces MIQQESRLRVADNSGAREILVIRPLGGSVRRSAGIGDIVVATVKEAVPGGNVKEGEVVKAVIVRAKKATRRPDGSYIAFDENAAVLIKNDSEPRGTRIFGPVARELRDKRFMKIVSLAPEVI
- the rpsE gene encoding 30S ribosomal protein S5; the encoded protein is MSANEQRDGGRSADQKNNNRGGRNNRRNQDNERDKYIERVVAINRVSKTVKGGRNLSFTALVIVGDGQGMVGVGYGKAKEVPAAIQKGAEEARKSFFRVPMVAGTITHPVQGEDSAGVVLLKPAAPGTGVIAGGAVRPVLECAGVQDVLSKSLGSANHINVVRATVAALKQLARPEEVAARRGKDLEEVTPARMLRKRAGQEA
- the rplE gene encoding 50S ribosomal protein L5 — its product is MSENYTPRLKARYREEIKNNLNEKFNYDNVMQIPGVTKIVVNMGVGDAARDSKVINGALEDLAAITGQKPQLRRARKSIANFKLREGMPIGARVTLRGDRMWEFLDRLLTIALPRIRDFRGLSDRQFDGHGNYTFGLSEQTMFYEIDVDKIDRQRGMDITVVTTATNDEEGRQLLRELGFPFADKDGKMQQA
- a CDS encoding FmdB family zinc ribbon protein gives rise to the protein MPIYEFQCSDGHLSEKRLPLTSEEREADCPDCGLTAHRIISAPFTRRVDAAKASAVESTQKSAYEPEVVRSVPGGGKKRATPVTRDPQHAKLPKP